A stretch of DNA from Aerosakkonema funiforme FACHB-1375:
CTGGGCGATCGCAAAGGCATTGTTCGTTTCGGTAATTTTCTAGCGCCTCTGGACGAAGCTTTGATCCAGGTGGCGTTAGACTTTTCCGGACGCCCACATTTGAGTTATGGTTTGGAGATTCCGACCCAGCGCGTCGGTACTTACGATACTCAGCTAGTGCGAGAATTCTTTGTGGCGTTAGTGAATCACTCTCAGATGACGCTGCATATTCGGCAATTGGATGGAATTAATTCCCATCATATTATTGAAGCAACTTTTAAGGCATTTGCTAGGGCGATGAGGATGGCAGTGGAAATCGATCCTCGTCGTGCTGGTGCAATACCCAGTTCTAAGGGTATTTTGTAGGATTGAGTGAACTACCTACACTAACTCGAAGCGAGTATAGTGTAGGCTTCTGACATCGCAGGGGAATGCCTTAGAACGGACTTGCGCCCCATCTTTGGTCTTACTTCCCCTCC
This window harbors:
- the hisB gene encoding imidazoleglycerol-phosphate dehydratase HisB yields the protein MQITDRQVSPSQHPEQILTVRTASVRRITGETDVQVSVNLDGTGACTAKTGIPFLDHMLHQIASHGLIDLEVQATGDIEIDDHHTNEDVGITLGQALGKALGDRKGIVRFGNFLAPLDEALIQVALDFSGRPHLSYGLEIPTQRVGTYDTQLVREFFVALVNHSQMTLHIRQLDGINSHHIIEATFKAFARAMRMAVEIDPRRAGAIPSSKGIL